From Aspergillus chevalieri M1 DNA, chromosome 4, nearly complete sequence, a single genomic window includes:
- a CDS encoding uncharacterized protein (COG:S;~EggNog:ENOG410PP0S;~InterPro:IPR037401,IPR032710;~PFAM:PF13577) codes for MAYNGTAKETEPNTWLHLNGTADQILDRYCVSELVRGWPLYVDYSEWKNYRACFADDAWVLTLCSGGSQPIDNFVKNSQTGRKNGVFMAHRELGTLVDLNPSTNRAVGKMKVTITQRFIDPSTKIEYDVDCDARFIMYCLKTPAPANTGSPVPGTGLGPRANSGGWKIQYVKLIYEKDKVVSVDGKTVPTFPKEELDQYPYAHRYLAAARARQGEHPRKDMPTLIETEQFWNMYHAIDEWLNGQDVKKTLGIRVDVYKYGALTGTRDCDRYLNLA; via the exons ATGGCTTATAACGGCACCGCCAAAGAGACTGAGCCGAACACTTGGCTGCACTTGAACGGCACTGCAGACCAGATCCTCGACCGCTACTGCGTCAGTGAGCTAGTCCGAGGCTGGCCATTATACGTGGATTACTCGGAATGGAAGAACTACCGCGCCTGCTTCGCAGACGACGCTTGGGTGCTTACCT tgTGCAGTGGCGGCTCCCAGCCCATTGACAACTTTGTCAAGAACTCCCAGACAGGCCGCAAGAATGGAGTCTTCATGGCTCACCGCGAACTCGGCACCCTTGTCGACCTCAACCCCAGCACCAACCGCGCCGTTGGCAAGATGAAAGTTACCATCACCCAGCGCTTCATCGACCCTTCCACGAAGATCGAGTACGATGTCGACTGCGACGCGCGCTTCATCATGTACTGCCTGAAGACCCCTGCCCCCGCAAATACTGGAAGTCCCGTCCCAGGCACTGGACTAGGCCCGCGTGCGAATTCAGGTGGATGGAAGATCCAGTACGTAAAGCTTATCTATGAGAAGGATAAGGTTGTTTCTGTGGATGGGAAGACTGTGCCTACGTTTCCCAAGGAGGAGCTGGACCAATATCCGTATGCGCATCGGTATTTGGCGGCTGCGCGGGCCAGACAAGGGGAACATCCTAGGAAAGACATGCCGACGTTGATTGAGACTGAGCAGTTTTGGAACATGTATCATGCTATCGACGAGTGGTTGAATGGGCAGGATGTGAAGAAGACATTGGGAATTCGAGTGGATGTCTACAAGTATGGAGCACTTACAGGTACTCGTGACTGCGATAGGTACTTGAATCTAGCCTAG
- a CDS encoding uncharacterized protein (COG:S;~EggNog:ENOG410Q2M8;~InterPro:IPR036236,IPR013087), which produces MSCPHDFDWHAPDARANGHKRTAGTPQNVPGLLNNTSNLALLGHAAASSQELLNQGYPGAAGDPEWYLGSLSWLSDETPFGQSSNGHDEATGHQDTHHSIDVPPLDSNAGSSAQVPHIPTAGPSGSSRRRTTSLKERRSDAVTGAGPVKCEWKGCTYPDVFSRRIELKRHVETKHIFPRSYECPEPGCQKLFNRGDNLRQHLHRMH; this is translated from the exons ATGTCTTGTCCACACGACTTCGATTGGCATGCGCCAGATGCTCGGGCCAATGGACATAAGCGCACCGCTGGAACACCACAGAATGTCCCCGGTCTCCTTAACAACACGTCGAACTTGGCCTTGCTCGGCCATGCTGCAGCTTCATCCCAAGAATTGCTTAACCAGGGATATCCGGGAGCTGCTGGAGATCCGGAATGGTACCTGGGAAGCCTGAGTTGGTTGTCTGACGAGACGCCGTTTGGCCAGTCTTCAAACGGGCACGATGAGGCAACTGGTCATCAAGACACTCATCATTCGATTGACGTCCCTCCATTGGATTCCAATGCCGGCTCATCTGCTCAGGTCCCTCACATACCAACGGCTGGACCAAGTGGCAGTTCTCGACGACGCACCACCAGTCTCAAAGAACGCAGGAG CGATGCGGTAACCGGCGCCGGACCCGTGAAATGTGAATGGAAGGGCTGTACGTATCCCGATGTCTTTTCTCGACGGATCGAACTGAAGCGACACGTTGAGACAAAGCATATTTTCCCGAGATCTTACGAGTGCCCGGAGCCGGGCTGCCAGAAGTTATTCAATCGGGGAGATAATCTGCGCCAGCATTTGCATCGGATGCATTGA
- a CDS encoding putative C6 transcription factor (COG:K;~EggNog:ENOG410PIN0;~antiSMASH:Cluster_4.1): MSETGEIDELMFQAHLLIHVSTIGVHRPLSALKFNAVENVSSCAREPPLDTPTPDLVNVHTLRVLRAIEAQIRLLALPVRQFHHTPFTTCMVSEGMLALLSACSAILKERDLATARDQIRMTLGCLKVLGEVWPRTARNVREIQTIAQCVLGLGCVATGGSTPKPSEHPSLGGEGACLDFSTSGLPGSNIDMIASIGSIEDLCGWYNPGNLDDIPWGVSDGL; the protein is encoded by the exons ATGAGCGAGACCGGCGAAATTGACGAGCTCATGTTCCAGGCCCATTTGCTGATTCACGT ATCAACTATCGGTGTCCACCGTCCGTTATCCGCCCTCAAATTTAACGCTGTCGAGAATGTATCAAGCTGCGCCCGTGAGCCACCCCTTGACACACCCACACCAGATCTAGTTAACGTACACACCCTCCGAGTGTTACGGGCCATAGAAGCCCAAATCCGCCTCTTAGCCTTACCAGTTCGACAATTTCACCACACGCCCTTCACTACCTGCATGGTGAGCGAAGGGATGCTAGCGCTGCTCTCAGCGTGCAGTGCCATCCTCAAAGAGAGGGATCTAGCCACCGCAAGAGATCAGATTCGGATGACGCTCGGATGTCTCAAGGTGCTGGGGGAAGTGTGGCCAAGAACAGCGAGAAATGTGCGTGAGATACAGACGATTGCTCAATGTGTGCTGGGGCTTGGGTGTGTAGCAACTGGTGGCAGTACTCCTAAACCTAGTGAACACCCGTCTTTGGGTGGAGAAGGAGCATGTCTCGACTTCAGTACCAGCGGGTTACCGGGAAGCAACATTGATATGATTGCGTCCATTGGGTCCATCGAGGATCTGTGTGGTTGGTATAATCCTGGAAATCTGGATGATATTCCGTGGGGGGTGAGCGATGGATTATAA
- a CDS encoding uncharacterized protein (COG:C;~EggNog:ENOG410PJPN;~SECRETED:SignalP(1-19);~antiSMASH:Cluster_4.1): MQQMGIIGIAFAGVCTALSAKCVIELNVGEDVGIAVTIVSPKPKLIASNFEEHLLSLASLPSSPARNAVVVGGCGFTRTEIAAELPSCLRSILSVPDVRPVIVEQANQIDRELGSNPRTVILCGLKKQDVEMNLGSAVASVGKRRRDCHRRAYPNLHRSLDSWTRSSLLDAADIRRERQSQSRRGYLVLPILTVKDLI; the protein is encoded by the exons ATGCAGCAAATGGGGATTATCGGCATAGCTTTCGCCGGCGTGTGTACGGCCCTCTCCGCGAAGTGTGTAATCGAGTTAAACGTAGGCGAGGATGTCGGTATCGCAGTGACCATCGTCTCACCGAAACCAAAACTAATC GCATCGAATTTCGAGGAGCATCTGCTCAGTCTTGCCTCGCTTCCATCTAGCCCAGCTCGCAATGCAGTTGTGGTTGGAGGCTGCGGATTCACGAGAACTGAAATCGCGGCAGAACTTCCTAGTTGTCTACGGTCAATTCTCAGTGTTCCGGACGTGCGCCCCGTCATCGTCGAACAGGCGAAtcagattgatcgcgaattGGGCTCAAATCCGCGAACGGTcatcctctgtggcctgaaGAAGCAAGACGTGGAAATGAACCTTGGATCCGCAGTTGCGTCTGTGGGCAAGAGGCGTCGTGATTGCCACCGGCGAGCGTATCCAAACCTTCACCGTTCTTTGGACAGCTGGACTAGAAGCAGCCTCCTTGATGCAGCAGATATCAGGCGCGAAAGACAATCTCAATCGCGTCGTGGGTACTTGGTGCTGCCGATCCTGACGGTAAAGGATCTAATCTAG
- a CDS encoding cupin domain-containing protein (COG:S;~EggNog:ENOG410PPVM;~InterPro:IPR014710,IPR011051,IPR013096;~PFAM:PF07883;~antiSMASH:Cluster_4.1) yields the protein MQEPTYDSQCPMATTTVAYQYRLVNCPGRTIVGMLVEYPPNGATPPHRHGGASVSAYVIHGSLLNKMNDEPMRMIERGGSWYEAPGCHHRISANASQTEPAAFFVNFVIDSETLEREGPSVLLQYDAEYKDIVAQKMQV from the exons atGCAAGAACCAACCTACGACTCCCA GTGTCCTATGGCGACGACCACCGTTGCCTACCAGTATAGATTGGTCAACTGCCCCGGAAGGACCATTGTTGGCATGCTTGTCGAATATCCTCCGAATGGTGCGACACCCCCTCACCGTCACGGGGGTGCTTCCGTCTCCGCCTATGTAATCCATGGCTCTCTCTTGAATAAGATGAATGATGAGCCAATGAGGATGATCGAGCGTGGCGGTTCCTGGTATGAAGCGCCAGGATGTCACCACCGGATTAGCGCCAATGCGAGCCAGACTGAGCCGGCGGCGTTCTTCGTGAATTTCGTCATCGACTCGGAGACTTTGGAGAGAGAGGGCCCATCGGTGCTTTTGCAATATGACGCAGAATATAAGGATATTGTCGCGCAGAAAATGCAGGTGTAA
- a CDS encoding uncharacterized protein (COG:S;~EggNog:ENOG410Q29X) gives MPNNSKSTKIPDPPMLTDGKEPRFEDWLLLMSQKLAANADHFDLSQLFDTLNHLKTIYNDPNRVTTAKHQFQQLYMKTSDKFHDFLSESLCLAAEAGVAEDDLRDELYTKLTTKLQELCISSSISDGTFQEFSSAASQTAFLISDLGQHDMIIERKWFDSHDVWLNAKHRKLVLPEHRSYLGDVQSKQYLEALKQGLQCPKPDSIHQADMERRDRQIEKEEQRERYQAPWKEESGQRSDMAKVSHTLQGQEIGAITTNSKPRRKTTTNQPTVQTDIAAIGAAPFQRYLEKDTEVFITSLSEIGRVLKEKRAEERQEEDRQEQELIYSCYACFLPLRAHPVVFDESSP, from the exons ATgcccaacaacagcaaatcCACCAAGATCCCAGATCCTCCAATGCTTACCGATGGAAAGGAGCCCCGATTCGAAGACTGGCTGCTCCTGATGTCTCAGAAGCTTGCTGCCAATGCAGACCACTTTGACCTTTCCCAACTTTTT GATACGCTCAATCACCTGAAAACAATCTATAATGATCCGAACCGTGTTACCACTGCAAAGCACCAGTTCCAACAGTTGTACATGAAGACCAGTGACAAGTTTCATGACTTCCTGTCTGAATCCCTCTGCCTTGCAGCTGAAGCGGGCGTTGCTGAGGATGATTTGAGAGATGAGCTCTACACGAAATTGACGACCAAGCTCCAGGAGCTGTGCATCTCCAGTAGCATTAGCGATGGAACATTCCAGGAATTCTCCAGCGCTGCCTCCCAGACT GCCTTCCTAATTTCCGACTTGGGCCAGCATGACATGATTATTGAACGGAAGTGGTTCGATAGCCAtgatgtctggttgaatgcaaaGCACAGAAAACTGGTTTTGCCGGAGCACCGGAGCTACTTGGGCGATGTCCAGAGCAAGCAGTATTTGGAGGCTCTAAAACAGGGACTGCAGTGTCCTAAGCCCGACTCCATCCACCAGGCCGACATGGAGCGACGTGATCGCCAAATtgagaaggaagagcaaAGGGAACGCTATCAAGCTCCTTGGAAAGAGGAATCAGGCCAGCGTTCAGATATGGCCAAGGTGTCACATACCCTGCAGGGCCAGGAAATTGGCGCCATCACTACCAATTCAAAGCCCCGAAGGAAGACGACGACAAACCAACCAACAGTCCAGACTGATATTGCAGCAATTGGGGCTGCACCATTTCAACGGTACCTGGAGAAGGACACTGAGGTCTTCATCACCAGTCTTTCTGAGATTGGTCGTGTTCTCAAGGAGAAACGGGCTGAAGAACGACAAGAGGAAGATCGTCAAGAACAGGAACTGATATACAGTTGCTATGCCTGCTTTTTACCTCTGCGGGCTCATCCTGTGGTGTTTGATGAAAGTTCTCCTTAA